The genomic region CAGCGCGGCGAGGGCGCGGAGGCCGGACGCCCAGGGTTCGAGGGCGCCGGAGGCGATGGGCGGCTTGCCCAAGTGGTCCAGGACGAAGGTGAGCCGAGGAAGGGATGCGGCCGCCTTGGCGCAGGCCGGGAGCTGGTGGGGCAGCACGACCAGGTCGTACACCAGCCCGGCGTCGGCCACGGCGGCCAGGCCCCGGCGTACGTCCGGACGCAGCAGCCACTTGGGATCCGGCTCCCCCTGGACCTGGTGCCGGATGCCCTTGAGGTACCGCCCGCCGGGCAGTTCGCGCAGCCGGGCCAGCTCGTCGGCCACGTCGGGGCGGGTGAGGTCGGTCCAGCCGACGACCCCGGCGATCAGCTCGTGACCCTCGGCCAGGGCCAGGAACTCCGGTGTCTCCTCGGGCACGGTGACGGTCTGGACGAGGACGGTGCGGTCGACGCCCGCCGCGCGGGCCTCGGCCGCCAGATCCTGCACCGTGAAATCACGCCGGATCGGGCTGCCTTCCGCGATCCAGTCCTGGTCCCGCACGGACAGGTCCCAGACGTGGTGGTGGGCGTCGACCACTGTCATGCCGGCAGCTCCCAGACCACGGGCAGGCCGGCGTCCGCGCCCTCGC from Streptomyces chartreusis NRRL 3882 harbors:
- a CDS encoding amidohydrolase family protein, which encodes MTVVDAHHHVWDLSVRDQDWIAEGSPIRRDFTVQDLAAEARAAGVDRTVLVQTVTVPEETPEFLALAEGHELIAGVVGWTDLTRPDVADELARLRELPGGRYLKGIRHQVQGEPDPKWLLRPDVRRGLAAVADAGLVYDLVVLPHQLPACAKAAASLPRLTFVLDHLGKPPIASGALEPWASGLRALAALPHTVCKLSGMVTEADLASWTIDDLRPYADVVLEAFGPDRLMFGSDWPVCTLAATYGDILDATRRLTDPRDHAQIFEATATRVYDL